A genomic region of Miscanthus floridulus cultivar M001 chromosome 3, ASM1932011v1, whole genome shotgun sequence contains the following coding sequences:
- the LOC136544751 gene encoding low molecular mass early light-inducible protein HV90, chloroplastic-like has product MATTAIATASASSLAFFAPGTRASAGRFPTTHLPAGAGRAVSLGRRALLVRAAQQTEDAAADTPKPAAAASKKTPGLWDALAFSGPAPERINGRLAMVGFVSALAVEATRGDGLLAQAGNGAGLAWFAYTAVVLSAASLAPMLQGESAESRSGGVMTADAELWNGRLAMLGLVALAVTEYLTGAPFVNV; this is encoded by the coding sequence ATGGCGACCACGGCGATAGCCACCGCCTCCGCGAGCTCCCTCGCCTTCTTCGCCCCCGGCACGCGCGCCAGCGCCGGCCGCTTCCCCACCACCCACCTTCCGGCGGGTGCCGGGCGTGCCGTCTCGCTGGGCCGCCGCGCGCTGCTCGTCAGGGCCGCCCAGCAGACCGAGGACGCTGCCGCCGACACGCCCAAGCCCGCGGCTGCTGCTTCGAAGAAGACGCCGGGGCTCTGGGACGCGCTGGCGTTCAGCGGGCCGGCGCCGGAGCGGATCAACGGGCGGCTGGCCATGGTGGGCTTCGTGTCGGCGCTCGCCGTCGAGGCGACCCGCGGCGACGGCCTCCTCGCGCAGGCCGGCAACGGCGCGGGGCTCGCGTGGTTCGCGTACACCGCCGTCGTCCTGTCCGCCGCGTCGCTGGCGCCGATGCTCCAGGGGGAGAGCGCCGAGAGCAGGAGCGGCGGGGTCATGACCGCCGACGCCGAGCTCTGGAACGGCCGCCTCGCCATGCTCGGGCTCGTCGCTCTCGCCGTCACCGAGTACCTTACCGGCGCGCCCTTCGTCAACGTGTAA
- the LOC136544752 gene encoding low molecular mass early light-inducible protein HV90, chloroplastic-like, with translation MAATVMASMSSLAFATAGARRAGAFPASALAPRRRALVVRAQSKNVEPTEETTTPKAKAAIPGLWDALAFSGPAPERINGRLAMVGFVSALAVEASSGGGLLSQAGSGSGLAWFAATAAVLSVASLVPLLKGDSAEARSGAVMSADAELWNGRFAMLGLVALAFTEYLTGAPFINA, from the coding sequence ATGGCAGCAACGGTGATGGCCTCCATGAGCTCCCTCGCCTTCGCCACCGCCGGCGCGCGTCGTGCCGGCGCCTTCCCGGCGTCTGCgctcgcgccgcgccgccgcgccttgGTCGTGAGGGCGCAGAGCAAGAACGTTGAGCCAACGGAGGAGACGACGACGCCCAAGGCGAAGGCGGCTATCCCCGGGCTGTGGGACGCGCTGGCGTTCAGCGGGCCGGCTCCCGAGCGCATCAACGGGCGGCTCGCCATGGTGGGCTTCGTGTCCGCGCTCGCAGTCGAGGCGTCCAGCGGCGGGGGCCTCCTCTCGCAGGCCGGCAGCGGCTCCGGGCTGGCCTGGTTCGCGGCCACGGCCGCCGTGCTGTCCGTGGCGTCGCTGGTGCCGCTGCTCAAGGGGGACAGCGCCGAGGCCAGGAGCGGCGCCGTCATGAGCGCCGACGCCGAGCTCTGGAACGGCCGCTTCGCCATGCTCGGCCTCGTCGCGCTCGCCTTCACTGAGTACCTCACCGGCGCCCCGTTCATCAACGCCTAG